The Pseudomonas sp. KU26590 genomic sequence AGGTCTACAACAACAGCGATGTGCTCATCGTGCGCGGCAGTGCGGGCGCCGACACGCTGATCGGCAGCCGCTCGGACGAACTCATCAGCGGCGGAGCAGGGCGCGATCGCATCGATGGCGGAGCGGGTGACGACGTCATTCATGGCGGTGCAGGCGCGGACCGCCTCAGCGGCGGCACCGGCAGCGATGTGTTTCGCTTCACCTCGGTCAGCGACAGTTATCGCACGGCGACGACGTCCTTCACCGATCGCATTACCGACTTCAACGACACCAGCGACCGTCTCGACCTGACCCTGCTGGGATTGTCCGGCCTGGGCAATGGCCACGACGGCACGCTCAAGGCGACGTACAACGCCGGCACTGACATTACTTACCTCGCCAGCCTGGACGCCGATGCGGCTGGCAACCGTTTTCAGCTGGCACTGGACGGCAATCATCTGAGCACGCTGAGCGCGGCGAACTTCTTCTCGTCGATTACCGGCACGGCCAGTGACGACAAACTGCTGGGCAGCGCTGGCGATGACGTGCTGATCGGCGGCGCCGGGCGCGACACCTTGTCTGGCGACGGCGGCGCGGATCGCCTGCTCGGCGGCAGTGGCGGCGACACGCTGACCGGCGGGGCAGGTGCGGACACCTTCGTCTACACCCGCGTCAGCGACAGCCTGCGCAATGATGCCAGCGGCAGCTACGCGCAACGCGACCTGATCACCGATTTCAACAGCAACGGTCATGATCGCCTCGACCTCACCGCCTTGGGTTTCAAAGGCCTGGGCAACGGCTATGACGGCACGCTCAAAGTCGTGTTGAACCTGGCAGGCGACCAAACGGCGCTGAAGTCGCTGGAGCCGGACGCCGACGGCAACCGCTTTGAAATCCTGCTCAGCGGCAATCATCTGTATGACCTGACCGCCAGCAACGTGCTGTTCGCCAATCCGGACGACACACGCACTGACTCGTCCCAGCCGCTGACTTCGGTGAACGCCACCGGCACGGCGGGCGTCGACACGCTCTATGGCGACTGGGGCAACGACACCCTGTTTGGCCTGGCGGGCAATGACGTCCTGGCGGGCAGCGTCGGCGATGACCTGCTGGTCGGCGGTGCTGGCAGCGACAAGCTCACCGGTGGCTCCGGCGCTGACACCTTCCGCTTCGATCACGTCAGCGACAGCTACGTCGGCGCGGCAGACCTGATCACCGATTTCACCACCGGCCACGACACGCTGGATGTCTCCGCTTTGGGCTTCACTGGCTTGGGCGACGGTCGTGACGGCACCTTGCAGGTCAGCTACAACGCCAACAGCGACCGCACCTACGTGCGCAGCAACGAAGCGGATAGCACCGGTCAGAAATTCCAGGTCACCCTGACGGGGGATTACAGCCACAGCCTGAAGGCCGATGACTTTGCTTTTAGCACTGTAGGAAATGCTGCTGAGATCAAGGTGGTGGGTGTGGCAGCGGCGATGGACCATGTGGTGTTGTCCGACGCCTGATCACCTTCACCGCATGTGGTCTCTCAGGCTACACGCGATCTCAGTGTAGGACCGGCTTCAGCCGGGAAGAGGCCAGTCCGAGCACCTTCAGCTGTGCGGTGTGACGCCTGACGCTTTCCCGGCTAAAGCCGGTCCCACAATTAGTCCGCCGCCAGTCCCATGCAAGGGTGCGCAGTCACTGCCACTGCACCCACTGACTTCAACCTGTCACATCCTCGCCCCTGAAATGCCACATTGACGCCGTAATGTCCTCGCCAATGAGATCGATCTCAAGCGAGTGATCATGAGTGACCTGAAAGACGTTGCACGGGTGGCCGGGGTTTCCAGAGCGACCGCTGCCCGTTGTTTCGCCTCCCCCGGAGTGGTACGCCCGACGACCCGCGACCAGGTATTCGCCGCCGCTCGAGAGCTAGGTTTTCGACCCAATCTGCTCGGCCGTCAGTTGCGCCTGCAAACCACCCAGCTCATTGGCGTGGTCGTGCCGAGCCTGCTCAACCCGGTGTTCGCCGAACAATTTCAAGCCATGGAACGCGCCGCGCGGTTGCGGGGCTACAACCTGCTGCTGGCGACCACCGATTACAGCGCCGAGCGAGAAAGCGCAGTGGTTGAAGAATTACTGCGCCAGCGTGTAGACGGCCTCGTCCTCACCGTGACCGACGCCCACAGCAATCGCGTGCTGCAAAGCCTGAGCACCGAAGACACGCCCTTTGTCCTCGCCTATCACCAGCCCGGCAGCACCGAATACAGCGCCGTCTCGGTAGACAACCGTGCCGGCATGGCTCTGGCCACGCGTTATCTGCTGGACGCCGGTCATCGACGCATCGGTATGGTCGCCGGGCCGACGCTGCAGTCCGACCGGGCGCGGCAGCGTTATGCCGGCTACTGCGACGCCATGGTTGAACACCGCTTGAACGCGATGCCCATCATCGAAATGCCCAGCCACACCCAGGCCGATTTCAGCGCGCTCGCGCCGCTGTTAAACGGCCCTCAAGCCCCCACAGCGCTGGTCTGCTCCAACGACCTGCTGGCGATCAGCCTGATCGCCGAACTGCGCCGCCACGGATGGGCGGTCCCGCAGCAACTGTCGATCATCGGTTTCGACGGCATCGAGATCGGCACCCAGATGCACCCGACGCTGTGCAGCGTGGTCCAGCCCATCGGCGCGCTGGCGACCACCGTCATTGATCAATTGCTGGCGCAGATTGCTGGCGCCGTCCCGACTTCCCATTGCCTGCCGTGCCACATCCGGCCGGGCGAAAGCACTCAACCCTACAATCAGCCCTACGAGGAGACGCTCCATGATCCGCTTCAGTAAAACCCTGGCGGCACTGCTGCTGTGTGGCGTAGCCAGCCTGACCCAGGCCGCCGAAACCGCCATCTGCTACAACTGCCCGCCGGAATGGGCGGACTGGGGTACCCAGCTCAAGGCGATTGCCGACAGCACCGGCGTGCAGGTGCCGCTCGACAACAAGAACTCCGGGCAGTCACTGGCACAGCTCGTGGCGGAAAAAGCCGCACCGGTGGCGGACGTGGTGTATTACGGCGTGACCTTCGGCTTGCAGGCGCAGAAAGCCGGCGTCGTCGGCACCTACAAACCCAAGGGCTGGGAGCAGATTCCCCCAGGTCTGAAAGACCCGGAAGGGTACTGGTTCGCGATTCACTCCGGTACCCTGGGAATCATGGTCAACGTCGATGCACTGGGTGGCTTGCCGGTCCCGCAAAGCTGGGCTGATCTGCTCAAGCCGGAATACAAAGGCATGGTCGGTTACCTCGATCCGTCCAGCGCCTTTGTCGGCTACGTCTCCGCTGTGGCGATCAACCAGGCCATGGGCGGCACCCTGGATAACTTCGCGCCGGCCATCGACTACTTCCAGAAACTGGCGAAGAACTCACCGATCGTGCCCAAGCAAACCGCTTATGCGCGAGTGCTGTCTGGTGAGCTGCCAATCCTGGTGGATTACGATTTCAACGCCTACCGCGCCCGCTACAAGGACAAGGCCAACGTCGCCTTCGTCATCCCGAAGGAGGGCAGCATCAGCGTGCCCTACGTGATGAGTCTGGTCGCCAATGCCCCGCATCAGGCCAACGCCGAGAAGGTGCTGGATTTCGTCCTCTCCGAGCAGGGCCAGGCGTTGTGGGCCAAGGCGTATCTGCGTCCGGTGCGCACCATGAAGATGCCGGCTGACGTGGCGGCGCAGTTTCTGCCGGACAGCGATTACGCCCGCGCCGGCGTGGTCGATTACCAGCACATGGCCGATGTCCAGGAAGCCTTCGCCGCGCGCTACCTGAGCGAGGTCAAGTAAGTGAGCAGCACGGTTTTGAAGGCGCAGGATGCCCGCGCGCGCGGGTCTCTGACAGGGCGTCTGCGTCCGACGTCGGCCTGGGCACTGGCGCCAGCAGCGGCAGTTTTGGCGGCGTTCTGGCTGTTACCGCTGGCGCACCTCATATTGCTCGGCGGACAGCAACGGGACGGCGCCGGCAGCGGTTATTGGCAAGTGCTCAGCAGCCCGCAGTACCTGGGCAGCCTGGCGCAAACCTGTGTGCTCGCGGCGGTGGTGACCTTCGCCGCGCTGTTGGTCGGCGGCATCACCGGCGTGTTTCTCGCCCGTCAGCGCTTTTTCGGGCGCACGACGCTGGTGGCGCTGCTGACGTTTCCGTTGGCGTTTCCCGGCGTGGTGGTGGGCTTTCTGGTGATTCTGCTGGCGGGGCGGCAAGGGCTGTTCGCCATGCTCGGCCTGAAACTGGCGGGTGAGCGCTGGGTGTTCGCCTATTCCCTGGCGGGGCTGTTCCTCGGCTACCTGTATTTTTCGATTCCCCGAGTGATCCTCACGATTATGGCCGCCTGCGAAAGCCTCGACCGCAGCCTGGAAGAAGCCGCGCATTCCCTCGGCGCCGGGCACTGGCGCGTGGTGTGTGACGTGATCATTCCCGGGCTGGCACCGGCTTTGGTGTCCTGCGGCGCGATCTGTTTTGCCACGTCCATGGGCGCGTTCGGCACCGCCTTCACCCTCGGCACTCAGCTGAACGTCACGCCCGTGGCGATCTACAACGTGTTCACCAACTACGCCAACTTCACTGTCGCGGCTGCGCTGTCGGTGGTGTTGGGCGCGCTGACCTGGGCGGTGTTGCTGCTCGCGCGGCGCATGGTCAAGCAATCGAGGACGGTCCTGTGAAGCGCTCATCGCTGTTCATCGCGCAACTGCTGTTCACGCTGCTGGTCTGCGCCTTCATGCTGGTGCCGGTGGTGATGTCGCTGCTGGCCGGCCTGACGCGCAATTACTTTCAGGGCGTGTCCAGCGGTTTGACCTTCGACTGGATCGCGCAAGTCTGGCAGGCCTACTCGCCGACCGTCTGGCTCTCGCTGCAACTGGCCTTCGCCTGCGCGGTGTGCGTCTGCGTGATCGGTGTACCGGCCGCGTATGCATTGGTGCGGGTGAACAACCTCTTCAGTCGCGCCTTCGAGGAATTGATGGTCTTGCCCGTCGCCATGCCCGGCCTCGCCAGCGCCCTGGCCCTGCTGCTGACCTACGGCCAGTTCGGCAGTTTCCGCAGCAGTTGGTTGTTCATCCTCGTCGGCCACGTGCTGTTCACACTGCCGTTTCTGGTGCGGCCGGTGATGGCGGTGATGCAGCGTCAACATCTGCCAACGCTGGAGGAGGCCGCCGCGAGTCTTGGCGCCGGGCCGCTGCGACGGTTTTTCAGCGTCGTGGTGCCCAACTGCCGGGCGGGGATTCTCGCCGGCGTGCTCATGGTGGTGACGCTGTCCCTGGGTGAATTCAACCTGACGTGGATGCTGCACACGCCCATGACCAAAACCCTGCCGGTGGGGCTGGCGGACAGTTACGCCTCGGCGCGGCTGGAAGTCGCCAGCGCCTACACCCTCATATTTCTGTTGATGATCGTGCCGCTGCTGGTGGCGTTGCAGGCCATCAGCGCACGCCTTTCCCGTGGAGAGCAAAGATGACTGGAACCACGCTGCGGCTGATCGGCTGCCGCAAGGCCTTCGCCGACGGCACTGTCGCTGTTCACGACCTCAACCTGACCATCGAGGCAGGTGAGACCCTGGCGATCCTTGGTCCGTCCGGATGCGGCAAAACCACCACGCTGCGGATGATCGCCGGCCTCGAACGCCCGGACGTCGGCCAGGTGTTCTTCGGCGATCAGGACGTCACTCGCCTCCCCATCGAGCGCCGCGACGTCGGCATGGTCTTTCAGAATTACGCGCTGTTCCCCAACCTGACGGTGGAAGGCAACATCGTGTATGGCCTGAAGGTGCGCGGCATGGCCGTCGCCGAGCGGAACAAGCGCTGCGCCGAACTGCTGGAACTGGTGGGCCTGCAAGAACACGCCAAGCGTGGCATTCATGAGCTGTCCGGTGGACAACGGCAGCGGGTGGCATTGGCCCGTGCCTTGGCGCCACGGCCGAAAGTCCTGCTGCTCGATGAACCGCTGGCCGCACTGGACGCGCAACTGCGTGAACGCCTGCGCAGCGAGCTCGATCAACTGCTGCGCGGCCTCGGCATCACGTCTGTGTTCGTCACCCACGATCAGGGCGAAGCCATGGCCCTTGGCGACCGGATTCTGGTCATGCAGCAAGGGCGCATCGCCCAGCTCGGCACGCCGCGGGAAATCTATCAGCAGCCGGCGAATCCGTTCGTGGCGAGCTTTGTCGGCAACCTCAACGCTTTTACGGTGGCTGGGCGCACGGTTAAGGGCCTGAAAGTCAGCGGCGGCGAACTGCCCTGGAGTGAGGCGGGTGAGCCGGCGACGGTGTATTGCCGACCCGAGCATCTGCGGGTGGTGAAGAGCGAAGGGCACCTGCAAGGACGTTTGCTGGGCCAGTTTTTTCAGGGGGCGCAGAGCCGTTTGCTGATCGACGTCGGCGCGGCGCAACCGTTGCTGGTCGACAGCGCCGACAACGTCATTCATGCCCCGGGTGATCTGATCGCCCTGGCCATCGAGCCGCAGGCGCTGTTTGCCCTGCACCCGTAATCCTTGTTTAAGTGAGTTGAATGTGAACGTCCCGTTTCTCGTCGCACAGATCAGCGACCTGCACCTTAAAGCCGGCAACAAGCTGACCTATGGCGTGGTCGACACCCTCGGCGCCTTGCGTCGAGCGGTTGATCATCTGAATGCCAGCACGC encodes the following:
- a CDS encoding M10 family metallopeptidase C-terminal domain-containing protein; translated protein: MSITPTFDIRNYGAKGDAVTDDTVAIQKAIDAANAAGGGKVYIPGGTWRVSDSDGSGNALALKSNVTLTGDGAGDSVLKLADGAGSNTTSLLGVVAGSTVRDATVSNLSLEGNQASGGGQVSGWSQSGASSTNLLIDGVTATHFSGSGFDLTGASVHLTVRNSTATDNASDGFVLGGSLAALTFQDNRALDNGGNGINVGLGGVAMSLTDNQASGNAGDGIHVHEESGVDTGFFSVIGGDVYGNGGDGVHMRGIEYGGVYRLDIHDNGGSGVNLQGTTHIEVSNNVIHANAQSNDVPEVAIRNLGSDNGTQNFVYDNLITGSTGSSWGVAEVPSDVASVEGSVIFGNVINGTQAGDISAAGNDSQVYNNSDVLIVRGSAGADTLIGSRSDELISGGAGRDRIDGGAGDDVIHGGAGADRLSGGTGSDVFRFTSVSDSYRTATTSFTDRITDFNDTSDRLDLTLLGLSGLGNGHDGTLKATYNAGTDITYLASLDADAAGNRFQLALDGNHLSTLSAANFFSSITGTASDDKLLGSAGDDVLIGGAGRDTLSGDGGADRLLGGSGGDTLTGGAGADTFVYTRVSDSLRNDASGSYAQRDLITDFNSNGHDRLDLTALGFKGLGNGYDGTLKVVLNLAGDQTALKSLEPDADGNRFEILLSGNHLYDLTASNVLFANPDDTRTDSSQPLTSVNATGTAGVDTLYGDWGNDTLFGLAGNDVLAGSVGDDLLVGGAGSDKLTGGSGADTFRFDHVSDSYVGAADLITDFTTGHDTLDVSALGFTGLGDGRDGTLQVSYNANSDRTYVRSNEADSTGQKFQVTLTGDYSHSLKADDFAFSTVGNAAEIKVVGVAAAMDHVVLSDA
- a CDS encoding substrate-binding domain-containing protein, yielding MSDLKDVARVAGVSRATAARCFASPGVVRPTTRDQVFAAARELGFRPNLLGRQLRLQTTQLIGVVVPSLLNPVFAEQFQAMERAARLRGYNLLLATTDYSAERESAVVEELLRQRVDGLVLTVTDAHSNRVLQSLSTEDTPFVLAYHQPGSTEYSAVSVDNRAGMALATRYLLDAGHRRIGMVAGPTLQSDRARQRYAGYCDAMVEHRLNAMPIIEMPSHTQADFSALAPLLNGPQAPTALVCSNDLLAISLIAELRRHGWAVPQQLSIIGFDGIEIGTQMHPTLCSVVQPIGALATTVIDQLLAQIAGAVPTSHCLPCHIRPGESTQPYNQPYEETLHDPLQ
- a CDS encoding ABC transporter substrate-binding protein codes for the protein MIRFSKTLAALLLCGVASLTQAAETAICYNCPPEWADWGTQLKAIADSTGVQVPLDNKNSGQSLAQLVAEKAAPVADVVYYGVTFGLQAQKAGVVGTYKPKGWEQIPPGLKDPEGYWFAIHSGTLGIMVNVDALGGLPVPQSWADLLKPEYKGMVGYLDPSSAFVGYVSAVAINQAMGGTLDNFAPAIDYFQKLAKNSPIVPKQTAYARVLSGELPILVDYDFNAYRARYKDKANVAFVIPKEGSISVPYVMSLVANAPHQANAEKVLDFVLSEQGQALWAKAYLRPVRTMKMPADVAAQFLPDSDYARAGVVDYQHMADVQEAFAARYLSEVK
- a CDS encoding ABC transporter permease produces the protein MTGRLRPTSAWALAPAAAVLAAFWLLPLAHLILLGGQQRDGAGSGYWQVLSSPQYLGSLAQTCVLAAVVTFAALLVGGITGVFLARQRFFGRTTLVALLTFPLAFPGVVVGFLVILLAGRQGLFAMLGLKLAGERWVFAYSLAGLFLGYLYFSIPRVILTIMAACESLDRSLEEAAHSLGAGHWRVVCDVIIPGLAPALVSCGAICFATSMGAFGTAFTLGTQLNVTPVAIYNVFTNYANFTVAAALSVVLGALTWAVLLLARRMVKQSRTVL
- a CDS encoding ABC transporter permease, producing the protein MKRSSLFIAQLLFTLLVCAFMLVPVVMSLLAGLTRNYFQGVSSGLTFDWIAQVWQAYSPTVWLSLQLAFACAVCVCVIGVPAAYALVRVNNLFSRAFEELMVLPVAMPGLASALALLLTYGQFGSFRSSWLFILVGHVLFTLPFLVRPVMAVMQRQHLPTLEEAAASLGAGPLRRFFSVVVPNCRAGILAGVLMVVTLSLGEFNLTWMLHTPMTKTLPVGLADSYASARLEVASAYTLIFLLMIVPLLVALQAISARLSRGEQR
- a CDS encoding ABC transporter ATP-binding protein, yielding MTGTTLRLIGCRKAFADGTVAVHDLNLTIEAGETLAILGPSGCGKTTTLRMIAGLERPDVGQVFFGDQDVTRLPIERRDVGMVFQNYALFPNLTVEGNIVYGLKVRGMAVAERNKRCAELLELVGLQEHAKRGIHELSGGQRQRVALARALAPRPKVLLLDEPLAALDAQLRERLRSELDQLLRGLGITSVFVTHDQGEAMALGDRILVMQQGRIAQLGTPREIYQQPANPFVASFVGNLNAFTVAGRTVKGLKVSGGELPWSEAGEPATVYCRPEHLRVVKSEGHLQGRLLGQFFQGAQSRLLIDVGAAQPLLVDSADNVIHAPGDLIALAIEPQALFALHP